The following proteins come from a genomic window of Myxococcales bacterium:
- a CDS encoding AAA family ATPase: MGDPRTSKKSSAAGAGKKAARTSVEAETAPAATGLADAVTPAEEVPEPPPRESLPPRPWSHAFEPAGSARDAFRVRPEEVRLHTDPMLLPEEPRSSGGLFEIVGSVTRRALALGIAAREPSFHVFVAAEPEVMIEDDVVRFAERFAAARPPPPDIVYVHDFQRPEAPRPLCLPAGEGKTLVAAMEELLDGLRADIVEITDSDELQAAQASLGRELEANNREILAGLESRAKTLGFGIRAVPGGVQTFPILHGKPVSPEQFGAFDEPTKRALGEAEERLTSEVAKAAQRVRSESARFDAARAEALGQTVAALVAARLAAMREALAPAGEGVQAYLADVEKALAEDWEDLVSDDEREAGGPGPGGEEDSGPGKDGRDHDPEHATRLNRFRVNLLVATDPSNPGAPVVYETNPTYPNLFGYLERRARFGALLTDFTRIRAGSLHRASGGVLVVRAADLMTDPIIWERVKRVLRERRMGAEDPLGPLGLYATTLRPVPVPIAVRVILVGPPGLYAALLEADADFAALFRVKVEVEPSIPRTDDALVRLDAYLMAMAKERGWGAFDRAARARLLDLATRLSGDRERLSLTLAPLEETAAFASALGHARELGLDDAPSSMPPSRVAPPKVDKPEKASKGPEKLGKNAKGEPASEPAAPEPVPPAELTGTTVEDIDAAWRERRERLGSAERHIRELTVRGEVALDTDGWRVGVVNGLSVFSAGDVEFGQPMRITAVVALGREGIIDVEREAQLGGSIHTKGVAILRGYLGKMFGQERPLSVRAQLAFEQSYGEVDGDSASSTELYSLLSALSDIPIDQSVAVTGSVNQLGEVQAIGGVCAKIEGFFDLCHARGLTGRQGVLLPRANLPHLVLRQDVVAAVAAGQFHLHAVATVSEGIEVLTGVPAGARDPNGRFPVGSVFGRVERRIIEIAERLRQAEATGRVPSPAPSMDDVSSVDLGGDELDFRGGR; this comes from the coding sequence ATGGGCGATCCCAGGACCTCCAAGAAATCGAGCGCCGCGGGCGCGGGCAAGAAGGCGGCGCGGACCAGCGTCGAGGCCGAGACGGCGCCGGCGGCCACCGGGCTCGCCGACGCGGTGACGCCCGCCGAGGAGGTGCCGGAACCGCCGCCTCGCGAGAGCCTGCCCCCCCGCCCGTGGAGCCACGCGTTCGAGCCCGCGGGGTCCGCGCGCGACGCCTTCCGCGTGCGGCCCGAGGAAGTGCGCCTCCACACCGACCCCATGCTGCTGCCGGAGGAGCCCCGCTCGAGCGGTGGCCTCTTCGAGATCGTGGGGAGCGTCACGCGACGTGCCCTCGCCTTGGGCATCGCCGCGCGCGAGCCGAGCTTCCATGTCTTCGTGGCGGCGGAGCCCGAGGTGATGATCGAGGACGACGTGGTGCGCTTCGCCGAGCGCTTCGCGGCGGCCCGCCCGCCCCCGCCCGACATCGTCTACGTGCACGATTTTCAGCGCCCCGAGGCGCCGCGGCCTCTGTGCCTGCCTGCGGGCGAGGGGAAGACCCTGGTCGCCGCGATGGAAGAGCTCCTCGACGGGCTGCGCGCCGACATCGTGGAAATCACCGACTCGGACGAGCTGCAGGCCGCTCAGGCGAGCCTCGGGCGGGAGCTCGAGGCGAACAACCGCGAGATCTTGGCTGGCCTCGAGTCGCGCGCCAAGACCCTCGGGTTCGGAATCCGCGCCGTGCCGGGCGGCGTGCAGACCTTCCCGATCCTGCATGGAAAGCCCGTGAGCCCCGAGCAGTTCGGCGCCTTCGACGAGCCGACGAAGCGCGCGCTCGGCGAGGCCGAGGAGCGGCTCACCTCGGAGGTCGCGAAGGCGGCGCAGCGCGTCCGCAGCGAGAGCGCTCGCTTCGACGCGGCGCGCGCGGAGGCCCTCGGCCAGACCGTGGCCGCGCTCGTCGCCGCGAGGCTCGCGGCCATGCGGGAAGCGCTCGCCCCCGCGGGCGAGGGGGTGCAGGCCTACCTCGCCGACGTGGAGAAGGCGCTCGCCGAAGACTGGGAAGACCTCGTGAGCGACGACGAGCGCGAGGCCGGCGGGCCGGGTCCCGGCGGCGAGGAGGATTCGGGGCCCGGGAAGGACGGCCGCGACCACGATCCGGAGCACGCGACGCGCCTGAACCGCTTCCGCGTGAACCTGCTCGTGGCCACCGACCCGTCGAATCCGGGCGCGCCCGTGGTCTACGAGACGAACCCTACCTATCCGAATTTGTTCGGATATTTGGAGCGTCGGGCGCGCTTCGGCGCGCTGCTCACCGACTTCACGCGCATCCGGGCGGGGTCGCTCCACCGCGCGTCGGGGGGCGTGCTGGTGGTGCGCGCCGCCGACCTGATGACCGACCCCATCATTTGGGAGCGGGTCAAGCGCGTCCTGCGCGAGCGGCGTATGGGCGCCGAAGATCCGCTCGGACCGCTCGGCCTCTACGCGACCACGCTCCGGCCCGTGCCCGTGCCCATCGCGGTGCGTGTCATCCTCGTCGGGCCGCCCGGCCTCTATGCGGCGCTGCTCGAGGCGGACGCCGACTTCGCGGCCCTCTTTCGCGTGAAGGTCGAGGTCGAGCCGTCGATCCCGCGCACCGACGACGCGCTCGTGCGTCTCGACGCGTACCTCATGGCGATGGCGAAGGAGCGCGGCTGGGGCGCGTTCGATCGCGCGGCGCGTGCGCGCCTGCTCGACCTCGCGACGCGCCTGTCGGGAGACCGCGAGCGCCTCTCGCTCACCCTCGCGCCGCTCGAGGAGACCGCCGCGTTCGCGAGCGCGCTCGGGCACGCGCGCGAGCTCGGCCTCGACGATGCGCCGTCGTCGATGCCTCCGTCGCGGGTGGCCCCGCCCAAGGTGGACAAGCCCGAGAAGGCCAGCAAGGGCCCAGAGAAGCTGGGGAAGAACGCCAAGGGCGAGCCAGCGAGCGAGCCCGCGGCCCCCGAACCGGTGCCCCCCGCCGAGCTCACCGGCACCACCGTCGAGGACATCGACGCCGCGTGGCGCGAGCGCCGCGAGCGCCTCGGGTCCGCGGAGCGCCACATTCGCGAGCTCACGGTGCGGGGCGAGGTCGCGCTCGACACCGACGGCTGGCGCGTGGGCGTCGTGAACGGGCTCAGCGTGTTCAGCGCCGGCGACGTGGAGTTCGGTCAGCCCATGCGCATCACCGCGGTCGTCGCGTTGGGGCGGGAGGGCATCATCGACGTGGAGCGAGAGGCGCAGCTCGGAGGGTCGATCCACACGAAGGGCGTCGCGATCCTGCGCGGCTACCTCGGGAAGATGTTCGGCCAGGAGCGCCCGCTCAGCGTGCGCGCGCAGCTTGCGTTCGAGCAGAGCTACGGCGAGGTCGACGGTGACAGCGCCTCCTCCACCGAGCTCTACAGCTTGCTCTCCGCCCTCTCGGACATCCCCATCGATCAGAGCGTGGCCGTCACCGGGAGCGTGAACCAGCTCGGCGAGGTGCAGGCGATAGGCGGCGTTTGCGCCAAGATTGAGGGCTTCTTCGATCTCTGCCACGCGCGAGGCCTGACCGGGCGTCAGGGCGTGCTGCTCCCGCGCGCGAACCTTCCCCACCTCGTGCTTCGGCAGGACGTCGTGGCCGCGGTGGCCGCCGGGCAGTTTCACCTGCACGCGGTGGCGACCGTGAGCGAGGGCATCGAGGTGCTCACCGGCGTCCCGGCGGGGGCGCGCGATCCGAACGGGCGCTTCCCGGTGGGCTCGGTGTTCGGCCGGGTGGAGCGGCGCATCATCGAGATCGCCGAGCGGCTGCGCCAGGCCGAGGCGACGGGGCGCGTGCCGTCGCCTGCCCCCTCGATGGACGATGTGAGCTCGGTCGACCTCGGGGGCGACGAGCTCGATTTCCGCGGAGGACGCTGA
- a CDS encoding FHA domain-containing protein, translating to MARLILATPDGPQAIELRGVNSLGRHPNNSIQLLDKIVSKEHCIVEDRDGRHLLRDLGSLNGTYINGERVRGEQFLRHGDEVSLGMTRARFDDGSSPLEYSQQAVGPGAVLHPATHAGPPPVPSNQPAAFQPGPQRGGPVSGPASSAQAAPRQHWQQQLQPAQPAQGPQGPVGRPPPLPNAPNQAQSPFGTSPLGPPMPPGVAPPGHGAPNRQMFRTRVDVLDSSPRQIGTQIAALQKGFLPFEQVHHDAAQLRLDYERLRLTWELTREIGLERDLDKLLHKILLSLFKFVKADRGVILMKEEDGSLQPRATHRRDGTDKPIEVSSTILNHVTTERTGVLTHDASMDFAGAKGKSMILNRISSAIVVPLLHEQEVLGALWLDSEMLAQFQQKDLELITAVGNQASMFIENTLLAKKIEQEIVSRERFSRLLSPNVAEQVLSGKLEIKKGGISIPDCTVFNSDIRGFTSMSEGAPAGAILDLLNEYFEQMVEQIFRYEGTLDKFMGDGIMAFWGAPVLRPDDAVRSVQCALDQMEALGRFNRRLIDEDHPPLAVGIGIHTGPLVAGYVGSSKALSYTVIGDTANTSARLCGAALAGQIIISESTLSRLGSRFEYEELPAAHLKGKEKPLRIFNVKRERLSAASR from the coding sequence ATGGCACGCTTGATCCTCGCCACGCCCGACGGACCGCAGGCGATCGAGCTACGCGGTGTCAACAGCTTGGGGCGTCACCCGAACAACTCGATCCAGCTCCTCGACAAGATCGTGTCGAAAGAGCACTGCATCGTGGAAGACCGCGACGGCCGCCACCTGCTGCGCGACCTCGGCAGCTTGAACGGCACCTACATCAACGGCGAGCGCGTACGCGGGGAGCAGTTCCTTCGGCACGGCGACGAGGTCTCGCTGGGCATGACGCGGGCTCGCTTCGACGATGGCTCGTCGCCGCTCGAGTACAGCCAGCAGGCCGTTGGACCCGGCGCGGTGCTCCACCCAGCCACACACGCGGGACCGCCGCCCGTCCCAAGCAACCAGCCCGCGGCGTTTCAGCCCGGTCCGCAGCGCGGAGGCCCGGTCTCCGGCCCCGCGTCGTCGGCGCAGGCGGCGCCACGCCAGCATTGGCAGCAGCAGCTCCAGCCGGCCCAGCCGGCGCAGGGCCCGCAGGGGCCCGTTGGCCGTCCTCCGCCGCTCCCGAACGCGCCAAACCAGGCGCAGTCGCCGTTCGGCACGAGCCCGCTCGGTCCGCCCATGCCGCCGGGGGTGGCGCCGCCCGGGCACGGGGCGCCGAACCGCCAGATGTTCCGCACGCGGGTCGACGTCCTCGACTCGTCACCCCGCCAGATCGGCACCCAGATCGCCGCCCTTCAGAAGGGGTTTCTCCCGTTCGAGCAGGTCCACCACGACGCCGCGCAGCTCCGCCTCGACTACGAGCGCCTGCGCCTCACGTGGGAGCTCACGCGCGAGATCGGCCTCGAGCGCGACCTCGACAAACTGCTCCACAAGATCCTGCTCTCGCTCTTCAAGTTCGTGAAGGCCGACCGCGGCGTCATCCTCATGAAGGAGGAGGACGGCTCGCTTCAGCCTCGTGCGACCCACCGGCGCGACGGCACCGACAAGCCCATCGAGGTGTCCTCGACCATCCTGAACCACGTCACGACCGAGCGCACCGGCGTGCTCACCCACGACGCGTCGATGGACTTCGCCGGCGCCAAGGGAAAGTCGATGATCCTGAACCGGATCTCGAGCGCCATCGTCGTGCCGCTCCTCCACGAGCAGGAGGTGCTCGGCGCGCTGTGGCTCGACTCCGAGATGCTCGCGCAGTTCCAGCAGAAGGACCTGGAGCTCATCACCGCCGTGGGCAACCAGGCCTCGATGTTCATCGAGAACACGCTCCTCGCGAAGAAGATCGAGCAAGAGATCGTGAGCCGCGAGCGGTTCTCGCGCCTCCTCTCTCCGAACGTCGCCGAGCAGGTCTTGAGCGGCAAGCTCGAGATCAAGAAGGGCGGCATCTCGATCCCCGACTGCACCGTCTTCAACAGCGACATCCGCGGCTTCACGAGCATGAGCGAGGGCGCCCCGGCGGGGGCCATCCTCGACCTGCTGAACGAGTACTTCGAGCAGATGGTCGAGCAGATCTTCCGCTACGAGGGCACCCTCGACAAGTTCATGGGCGACGGCATCATGGCGTTCTGGGGAGCGCCCGTCCTGCGCCCCGACGACGCCGTCCGCAGCGTGCAGTGCGCGCTCGACCAGATGGAGGCGCTCGGCCGCTTCAACCGCCGGCTCATCGACGAGGACCACCCCCCGCTCGCCGTCGGCATCGGCATCCACACGGGGCCCCTGGTCGCCGGCTACGTCGGCAGCTCGAAGGCGCTCAGCTACACCGTCATCGGCGACACGGCGAACACGAGCGCCCGCCTCTGCGGGGCGGCGCTGGCGGGGCAGATCATCATCAGCGAGAGCACGCTCTCGCGCCTCGGCTCGCGGTTCGAATACGAAGAGCTCCCGGCCGCGCACCTGAAGGGCAAAGAGAAGCCCCTCCGGATCTTCAACGTGAAGCGCGAGCGCCTGAGCGCCGCCTCGCGCTAG
- a CDS encoding DUF2330 domain-containing protein, which yields MPPRALLRPLLLGASVTAALTLLAASRARAFCGFYVAGADAKLVADATQVVLMREGTKTVLSMQNDYKGPPERFALVIPVPVVLTKESVKVLPREVFDKVDRLGAPRLVEYWEQDPCPQALGLSGIGEGGGGAGTGIGLGAVGGRGDVARDLGVRVEAKFGVGEYEVVILSARDAAGLDTWLKQEKYAIPSGAEPFFRPYVASGMKFFVAKVDPAKVRFEGGRATLSPLRFHYDSATFSLPVRLGLINSSGKQDLIVNVLARHQRFEVANYPNATIPTNLDVSDATRGRFGEFYAALFDDTVAKTPRAVVTEYAWDAGTCDPCPGPTLDGNDLATLGADVLPDGTNGLRPAGASAVSSGPRPNVRGETPTNTGGLPPPVVDRVVRQGFGRFRACYARGLEASPKGAGRVSTRITIDASGAVSKAEDAGTTLAGGLSDSVRACIQRSFAALQFPDPSGGRAVTLTYALVLTPGDPGPPSPSSLGGVGGLGGFARQASTPYVLTRMHLRYDATSLGDDLVFRAAPAIAGGRESRGSGPDGGLEQGAMPASTNNFQGRYAIRHSWAGPIACKEPRRGVWGPRPASDTTGAAPSTPRVAQKTAFATRGASLAVFLPGGPPVVPGAADSANLDAATAPSASAPPPPAGAPPKEAPPKKGCSIAGVPPRGLPLEPIAGATIIAAALGFAARRRARSQEKI from the coding sequence ATGCCGCCCCGCGCCCTCCTGCGCCCGCTCCTCCTTGGCGCGTCGGTCACCGCCGCCCTCACGCTCCTCGCCGCGAGCCGAGCTCGCGCGTTCTGCGGCTTCTACGTGGCCGGCGCCGACGCGAAGCTCGTCGCCGACGCGACCCAGGTCGTCTTGATGCGCGAGGGCACGAAGACCGTGCTCTCGATGCAGAACGACTACAAGGGTCCGCCCGAGCGGTTCGCGCTCGTCATCCCCGTGCCGGTGGTCCTCACGAAGGAGAGCGTGAAGGTGCTGCCTCGCGAGGTGTTCGACAAGGTCGACCGCCTCGGGGCGCCTCGCCTCGTCGAGTACTGGGAGCAGGACCCCTGCCCGCAGGCCTTGGGCCTCTCGGGCATCGGCGAGGGTGGTGGCGGCGCGGGCACCGGCATTGGGCTCGGGGCGGTCGGCGGGAGAGGCGACGTGGCCCGCGATCTCGGCGTGCGCGTCGAGGCGAAGTTCGGCGTCGGCGAGTACGAGGTGGTGATCCTCTCGGCGCGCGACGCCGCGGGCCTCGACACCTGGCTGAAGCAGGAGAAGTACGCCATCCCGAGCGGCGCCGAGCCCTTCTTCCGCCCGTACGTCGCCAGCGGCATGAAGTTCTTCGTCGCGAAGGTCGACCCCGCGAAGGTCCGCTTCGAGGGCGGCCGGGCCACGCTCTCGCCGCTCCGCTTTCACTACGACAGCGCCACGTTCAGCTTGCCCGTGCGCCTCGGCCTCATCAACTCGTCGGGCAAGCAAGACCTCATCGTGAACGTGCTCGCGCGCCACCAGCGCTTCGAGGTCGCGAACTACCCGAACGCCACCATCCCCACGAACCTCGACGTGTCCGACGCGACGCGCGGCCGGTTCGGTGAGTTCTACGCAGCCCTCTTCGACGACACCGTCGCGAAGACACCGAGGGCGGTCGTCACGGAGTACGCGTGGGACGCCGGCACCTGCGATCCATGCCCCGGGCCCACGCTCGACGGAAACGATCTCGCCACCCTCGGCGCCGACGTGCTCCCGGACGGGACGAACGGGCTGCGCCCTGCAGGCGCGTCCGCGGTCTCCTCGGGGCCGCGCCCCAACGTCCGCGGCGAAACCCCGACGAACACGGGCGGTCTGCCACCACCGGTCGTGGACCGCGTGGTACGGCAGGGGTTCGGTCGGTTCCGCGCTTGCTACGCGCGTGGGCTCGAGGCCAGCCCGAAGGGCGCGGGGCGGGTCTCGACGCGCATCACGATCGACGCCAGCGGCGCGGTCTCGAAGGCGGAAGACGCGGGCACCACGCTCGCCGGCGGTCTCTCCGACTCCGTGCGCGCGTGCATCCAACGGAGCTTCGCTGCGCTGCAGTTCCCCGACCCCAGCGGCGGCCGCGCGGTGACGCTCACCTACGCGCTCGTGCTGACCCCTGGCGATCCTGGGCCGCCCTCGCCTAGCTCCCTGGGCGGCGTGGGCGGGCTCGGCGGATTCGCGCGACAGGCGAGCACGCCGTACGTGCTCACGCGCATGCACCTGCGTTACGACGCCACCTCGCTGGGGGACGACCTCGTGTTCCGCGCGGCGCCCGCCATCGCCGGCGGACGGGAGAGCCGCGGCAGCGGACCCGACGGCGGCCTCGAACAGGGCGCGATGCCCGCCTCGACCAACAACTTCCAAGGCCGGTACGCCATCCGCCACTCGTGGGCGGGTCCGATCGCGTGCAAGGAGCCGCGGCGCGGCGTGTGGGGGCCCCGCCCCGCCTCCGACACGACCGGTGCGGCGCCCTCGACCCCGCGGGTGGCCCAGAAGACCGCGTTCGCCACGCGCGGGGCGAGCCTCGCCGTGTTCCTGCCAGGCGGGCCGCCGGTGGTCCCAGGCGCGGCGGACAGCGCGAACCTCGACGCAGCCACGGCCCCCAGCGCGAGCGCGCCACCTCCGCCCGCGGGCGCCCCACCAAAGGAGGCCCCGCCCAAGAAGGGGTGCTCGATCGCCGGAGTCCCGCCGCGAGGGCTCCCACTCGAGCCCATCGCGGGCGCGACGATCATCGCGGCCGCGCTCGGGTTCGCCGCGAGGCGCCGAGCCCGCTCGCAAGAGAAGATCTGA
- a CDS encoding amidase: MDVADSPALELVDLLRKREVSSEELVSMYLARIERKNPAIAAFVAVFREEALRDAKEKDRALARSGRATLPPFFGVPTAVKDLNLVARQRARFGSRGARVTWSPLDDRMTSRLRAGGFVFLGKLATSEYGVMPITEPDIHPPTANPWNTSHSAGGSSGGSGAAVAAGLVPIAQGSDGAGSVRIPAAFNHLYGLKPSRGRVRNAFGFPDETLLYTDGPLAHTVLDAAAMLDVMAGVTVGKPHWAPPPPRPFQELAMEAPRRLHVRFSVQSDVAEVTPAAREHVLRVAKLLERLGHEVTELPDTPGLTLESFLPLWQKLTSDAPLVRWSDTQPVTRWIAEPGRHHDKAEIELLRLELERKLFAWQGEADIVLTPTVAGPAPKLGLARTDEPPARIFAKAAELGAFTAAANITGQPAASVPVGLTDDGLPLGVQLIGRRYADGTVLALSKVLEEELPWRDRRAPLARS, translated from the coding sequence ATGGACGTCGCCGACTCGCCCGCCCTCGAACTCGTCGACCTGCTCCGAAAGCGCGAGGTCTCGAGCGAGGAGCTCGTGTCCATGTATCTTGCACGCATCGAGCGCAAGAACCCCGCGATCGCAGCCTTCGTCGCGGTGTTCCGCGAAGAGGCGCTCCGCGACGCGAAGGAGAAGGACCGCGCGCTCGCGCGGAGCGGCCGGGCGACCCTCCCGCCGTTCTTCGGCGTGCCCACCGCGGTGAAGGACCTGAACCTCGTGGCGCGGCAGCGGGCGCGCTTCGGCTCGCGGGGCGCGCGCGTCACCTGGTCCCCCCTCGACGACCGCATGACGAGCCGCCTCCGCGCGGGCGGCTTCGTGTTCCTCGGGAAGCTCGCCACCTCCGAGTACGGCGTGATGCCGATCACCGAGCCGGACATCCACCCTCCCACCGCGAACCCGTGGAACACCTCGCACAGCGCAGGCGGCTCGAGCGGGGGCTCGGGCGCGGCCGTGGCGGCGGGGCTCGTGCCCATCGCCCAGGGCAGCGACGGCGCGGGCTCCGTGCGCATCCCGGCCGCGTTCAACCACCTCTACGGCTTGAAGCCCTCGCGCGGGCGCGTGCGCAACGCCTTCGGGTTCCCCGACGAGACCCTGCTCTACACCGACGGCCCGCTCGCCCACACGGTGCTCGACGCGGCCGCCATGCTCGACGTGATGGCCGGTGTCACGGTGGGCAAGCCCCACTGGGCGCCGCCCCCTCCGCGCCCGTTCCAAGAGCTCGCCATGGAGGCGCCGCGACGGCTCCACGTGCGGTTCTCGGTGCAGAGCGACGTAGCCGAGGTCACCCCGGCCGCGCGCGAGCACGTCCTGCGCGTCGCGAAGCTGCTCGAGCGGCTCGGGCACGAGGTCACGGAGCTCCCGGACACCCCGGGGCTCACGCTCGAGAGCTTCCTGCCGCTGTGGCAGAAGCTCACGTCCGACGCGCCGCTCGTGCGGTGGAGCGACACGCAGCCCGTCACACGCTGGATCGCCGAGCCCGGACGTCACCACGACAAGGCCGAAATCGAGCTGCTGCGCCTGGAGCTCGAGCGCAAGCTGTTCGCGTGGCAAGGCGAGGCCGACATCGTGCTCACCCCCACAGTGGCCGGCCCCGCACCCAAGCTCGGCCTCGCGCGCACCGACGAGCCGCCCGCGCGGATTTTCGCGAAGGCGGCGGAGCTCGGCGCGTTCACCGCGGCGGCGAACATCACGGGCCAGCCCGCCGCGTCCGTGCCCGTAGGTCTCACCGACGACGGGCTCCCCCTCGGCGTGCAGCTGATCGGCCGCCGCTACGCGGATGGGACCGTGCTCGCGCTCTCCAAGGTGCTCGAGGAAGAGCTCCCCTGGCGCGACCGCCGCGCGCCGCTCGCGCGGTCTTAG
- the lon gene encoding endopeptidase La, translating to MFFKSDSEKKAALGASRRVVPLLPLRDIIVFPHMGSQLFVGRERSIAALDAAMTRDKDIFLAAQKNAKTNEPTPEDIFAVGTIGTVKELLRLPDGTVRVLVEGKRRAKIRKFVHTDEFFLVEVDEIPEVSQKGVELEALMRSVHAAFEMYVKLNKKVQPEVLMHVQTLDDAAKLSDAIVANLPTVKLADRQSLLEDDDPAKRLDRLHELMQAEIEILQVEKKIRSRVKKQMEKTQKEYYLNEQMQAIQKELGGGERDEFKNEIAEIEEQLKAKTMSREAQGKVKKELKKLKMMHPTSAEATVVRNYIDWILSLPWSDKSEDAHDLAAAEEILDADHYGLKKIKERILEYLAVQALTGKLRGPVLCLVGPPGVGKTSLAKSIARATNRKFVRLALGGVRDEAEIRGHRRTYIGAMPGKLIQSMKKAGTNNPVFLLDEVDKMSADFRGDPASALLEVLDPEQNSTFNDHYLDLDYDLSDVMFITTANTLSGIPVPLQDRMEIIPLSGYTEFEKMNIAVKYLVPRQKKENGLEGLDVTITDAALRTTIHHFTREAGVRSLEREVSSVCRKVARKMVADGKEQSILVDAKDIPKYLGVPKYTLGKKEAHDEVGLTNGLSVTSMGGGELLACEVAVVQGKGKLVITGLLEKGMEESAQAAMSYVRSRAQVLGLEPEFYQKVDVHVHFPEFIRKDGPSAGVTMATSLASALMRVPVRRDLAMTGEVTLRGRVLPIGGLKEKLLAAHRSGISTVVVPRENRKDLREVPRRVLKSTRIVLVEHMDEVLREALCLPDVDAVFGPRREGMEYVGGELKTFGVVPPAALPRPAVPAPIPGHA from the coding sequence ATGTTCTTCAAGAGCGACTCCGAGAAAAAAGCCGCGCTCGGCGCGAGCCGCCGCGTGGTCCCGCTGCTCCCGCTGCGCGACATCATCGTGTTCCCGCACATGGGCAGTCAGCTGTTCGTGGGTCGCGAGCGCTCCATCGCCGCGCTCGACGCCGCGATGACCCGCGACAAGGACATCTTCCTCGCCGCGCAGAAGAACGCGAAGACGAACGAGCCCACGCCGGAGGACATCTTCGCGGTCGGCACGATCGGCACCGTGAAGGAGCTGCTCCGGCTGCCGGACGGCACGGTGCGCGTGCTCGTGGAGGGCAAGCGCCGCGCGAAGATTCGCAAGTTCGTCCACACCGACGAGTTCTTCCTGGTCGAGGTCGACGAGATCCCCGAGGTGTCGCAGAAGGGCGTCGAGCTCGAGGCGCTCATGCGCAGCGTGCACGCGGCGTTCGAGATGTACGTGAAGCTGAACAAGAAGGTCCAGCCGGAGGTGCTGATGCACGTCCAGACCCTGGACGACGCGGCCAAGCTCTCCGACGCCATCGTCGCGAACCTGCCCACGGTGAAGCTCGCCGATCGGCAGTCGCTCCTCGAGGACGACGACCCCGCGAAGCGCCTCGATCGTCTCCACGAGCTGATGCAGGCCGAGATCGAGATTCTCCAGGTGGAGAAGAAGATCCGCTCGCGCGTCAAGAAGCAGATGGAGAAGACTCAGAAGGAATATTACCTGAACGAGCAGATGCAGGCGATCCAGAAGGAGCTGGGTGGCGGCGAGCGCGACGAGTTCAAGAACGAGATCGCGGAGATCGAAGAGCAGCTCAAGGCCAAGACCATGAGCCGCGAGGCGCAGGGCAAGGTCAAGAAGGAGCTGAAGAAGCTCAAGATGATGCACCCCACGAGCGCCGAGGCGACCGTGGTGCGAAACTACATCGACTGGATTCTCTCGTTGCCGTGGTCCGACAAGTCGGAGGACGCGCACGACCTGGCCGCGGCCGAAGAGATCCTCGACGCCGACCACTACGGCCTGAAGAAGATCAAAGAGCGCATCCTCGAGTACCTCGCCGTGCAGGCCCTCACGGGGAAGCTGCGCGGTCCCGTGCTGTGCCTCGTGGGGCCGCCGGGCGTCGGCAAGACGAGCCTCGCGAAGAGCATCGCGCGGGCCACCAATCGCAAGTTCGTGCGCCTCGCGCTCGGCGGCGTGCGTGACGAGGCCGAGATCCGCGGGCACAGGCGCACGTACATCGGCGCGATGCCCGGAAAGCTCATTCAGTCGATGAAGAAGGCGGGCACCAACAACCCGGTGTTCCTCCTCGATGAGGTCGACAAGATGTCCGCCGACTTCCGCGGCGACCCGGCCTCTGCGCTGCTCGAGGTGCTCGACCCGGAGCAGAACAGCACGTTCAACGACCACTACCTCGATCTCGACTACGACCTCTCCGACGTGATGTTCATCACGACGGCGAACACGCTGTCGGGCATCCCGGTGCCCCTCCAGGACCGCATGGAGATCATCCCGCTGTCGGGCTACACCGAGTTCGAGAAGATGAACATCGCGGTGAAGTACCTCGTGCCGCGGCAGAAGAAAGAGAACGGCCTCGAGGGGCTGGACGTGACCATCACCGACGCGGCCCTCCGCACGACCATCCACCACTTCACGCGCGAGGCCGGCGTGCGCTCGCTCGAGCGCGAGGTGTCGAGCGTGTGCCGCAAGGTCGCGCGGAAGATGGTCGCCGACGGGAAAGAGCAGTCGATCCTGGTCGACGCGAAGGACATCCCCAAGTACTTGGGCGTGCCCAAGTACACGCTCGGCAAGAAGGAAGCGCACGACGAGGTGGGCCTCACGAACGGCCTCTCGGTCACCAGCATGGGCGGCGGCGAGCTGCTCGCGTGCGAGGTCGCCGTGGTGCAGGGCAAGGGCAAGCTGGTGATCACCGGCCTGCTCGAGAAGGGCATGGAGGAGAGCGCGCAGGCGGCCATGAGCTACGTGCGCTCCCGCGCGCAGGTGCTCGGCCTCGAGCCCGAGTTCTACCAAAAGGTCGACGTGCACGTTCACTTCCCCGAGTTCATCCGGAAGGACGGCCCGAGCGCGGGCGTCACGATGGCCACGTCGCTCGCGAGCGCGCTCATGCGAGTGCCCGTGCGCCGCGATCTGGCCATGACCGGCGAGGTCACGCTCCGCGGCCGCGTGCTCCCGATCGGCGGCCTGAAGGAGAAGCTGCTCGCGGCCCACCGCAGCGGCATTTCTACCGTGGTAGTTCCTAGGGAGAACCGCAAGGACCTCCGCGAGGTGCCGCGCCGCGTGCTGAAGAGCACCCGCATCGTGCTCGTCGAGCACATGGACGAGGTGCTCCGCGAGGCGCTCTGCCTGCCCGACGTCGACGCGGTGTTCGGGCCTCGCCGCGAGGGCATGGAGTACGTGGGCGGCGAGCTCAAGACCTTCGGGGTGGTGCCGCCCGCGGCCCTCCCGAGGCCGGCGGTGCCCGCCCCGATCCCAGGCCACGCGTAA